In the Mytilus galloprovincialis chromosome 10, xbMytGall1.hap1.1, whole genome shotgun sequence genome, one interval contains:
- the LOC143048865 gene encoding fibrinogen-like protein A translates to MESVPTVFVHQLSYDATFSSTVTLQCTVSTTTSATITDVFWQKQNECQTKNISSSTTPAKYSGGTVNTPSLTIFNADGLDVSSYTCFASNIAGTGQSSASFFNVSEADVPRDCSALHPLSGSGVYRIYPTASVNFNVYCDMDTLCGGWTVFQKRFDGTCDFYRVWNDYKTGFGDLNAEFWLGDSLYDHNGMKFSTWDKDNSKASWNCAIDNHGAWWYNKCYSSNLNGPHGVGDDNKGIVWRGFKNWISLKASKMMMKRYY, encoded by the exons ATGGAAA GTGTCCCTACTGTTTTTGTACACCAACTGTCATATGATGCTACCTTTAGTAGTACAGTGACTTTGCAGTGTACGGTGAGCACAACGACCTCTGCTACAATAACCGACGTTTTCTGGCAGAAACAGAATGAGTGTCAGACAAAAAACATTTCATCTTCAACAACGCCTGCCAAGTACAGCGGAGGTACTGTGAATACACCATCCTTAACAATTTTCAACGCTGACGGACTTGATGTATCATCTTATACATGTTTTGCATCAAATATTGCTGGAACGGGTCAAAGCTCAGCTTCGTTTTTTAATGTATCAGAAG CGGATGTTCCCCGAGATTGCAGTGCTCTGCATCCTCTATCGGGATCAGGAGTATACAGAATATATCCGACAGCATCCGTGAATTTCAATGTGTATTGTGACATGGATACTCTGTGCGGAGGATGGACG GTGTTCCAAAAGAGATTCGACGGAACCTGTGATTTCTATAGAGTTTGGAATGACTATAAAACAGGTTTTGGAGATCTGAACGCGGAATTCTGGCTTG gaGACAGTTTATATGACCACAATGGGATGAAGTTTTCTACTTGGGACAAAGATAACAGTAAAGCGTCCTGGAATTGCGCAATTGATAACCATGGTGCTTGGTGGTACAATAAGTGTTACAGTTCAAATCTAAACGGGCCTCATGGAGTTGGTGATGACAACAAGGGTATTGTGTGGCGAGGATTTAAAAATTGGATTTCTCTGAAAGCGTCTAAGATGATGATGAAACGATACTATTGA